agtagtttaaatcctgccagtggccagcgacagcagggtgtgactgcaagtcaggcaggtaaagggaaccagcaggaactcaggagcctcagcccttgactctgcccaacaggtatgaggcacttgctccctgtgtggatggcgaacagggttgcaggaaggatgagtcagctgaccaaggcaccatggttcagcaggccattcaaggggagggagtaaatagtcaagttgtagttgtaggggattctattatcagggggatagatagtatcctttgtgagcaggataaagagtcccgcatggtatgttgcctgcccggtgctagggtgcgggacatctctgaccggcttgaaaggatactggagagggagggggaggatccagttgttgtggtccatgtcggtaccaacaacataggcaagtctaggaaagaggacctgtttagagattataaagagctaggattcaaatttaaaaaaacaggttctcaagggtcataatctccggattactgcccgagccacgtgcaaattggcatagggaggcaagaataagggaagttaacacgtggctgaaagagtggtgtgggaatgaggggttccttttcatgggacactggcatcagttttgggacaggggggacttataccgttgggatggcctccacctgaaccgagctgggaccagtgttctggcgaaaagagtaaatagggtggtcaataggactttaaactaaagattggggggaagggaaagtcagggaaccaagaggtgaagtaatcagcggagagcgtagctgcttaggaatacaaaaaaacacgaacagacaaaactcaagagtggttacgattgtccccatcccacaaaatatgacagtgtagggaaaggctcagtaaaccaaggtccaccacactaagaaaacaaaaagggacggtcaatagagaattaaaggtgctatatttaaatgcgcgcagtgtacggaacaaggtagatgagcttgtggcccagattgtgactggcaggtatgatgtggtaggcatcacagagacatggttgcagggggttcaggactggcatttaaacattcagggattcacaacctatcaaaaagacagagaggtgggcagagggggcggggttgccttgttaattaggaattaaattaaatcaatagcactaaacgacatagggtcagatgatgtggagtctgtgtgggtagagttgaggaaccacaaaggcaaaaaaaacataatgggagttatgtacaggcctcctaacagtggtcaggaccgggggcacaaaatgcaccacgaaatagaaagtgcatgtcagaaaggcaaggtcacactgatcatgggggacttcaatatgcagggggactgggtaaataatgctgccagtgcacccaaggaaagggaattcgttgaatgtttacaggagggcttttttggaacagcttgtgatggagcccacgagggaacaggccattctggacttagtgttatgtaatgagccagacttgattaaacatcttaaagtaagggagcacttaggaggcagtgatcataatatggtcgaattcaatctccaatttgaaagaaagaaggtagaatcagatgtaaaggtgttacagttaaataaaggtaactacaggggcatgagggaggaactgacgccaatcaactgggagcagagcagcaatggcaggagtttctggtagtaattgaggacacagtacagcggttcatcccaaagaaaagaaaggttatcagaggggggattaggcagccatggctgacaaaggaagttagggaatgcatcaaagcaaaagagaaaacctataatgtggcaaagagtagtgggaagtcagaagattgggaagactacaaaaacaaaaacagaggataacaaagagagaaataaggaaagagaggatcaaatttgaaggtaggctagccagtaacattaggaatgatagtaaaagtttctttaaatacattaaaaacaaacgggaggcaaaagttgacattgccgctccaaaatgacgctggtaattttgtgatgggagacaaggaaatagctgaggaactgaataagtactttgcgtcagtcttcacagtagaagacatgagtaatatcccaacaattctggagagtcaggggcagagttcaatatggtagccatcacaaaggagaaagtgctagagaaactaagaggtctaaaaattgataaatccccgggcccagatgggctacatcctagagttctaaaggagatagctgaagaaatagtggaggcgttagttgtgatctttcaaaagtcactggagtcagggaaagtcccagaggattggaaaatcgctgttgtaacccccctgttcaagaagggaacaaggaaaaagatggaaaattataggccaattagcctaacctcggttgttggcaagattctagaatccattgttaagaatgagatttctaaattcttggaagtgcagggtcggattaagacaagtcagcatggatttagtaaggggaggtcgtgcctgacaaacctgttagagttctttgaagagataacaaataggttagaccaaggagagccaatggatgttatctatcttgatgtccaaaaggcctttgataaggtgcctcaggggagactgctgagtaaaataagggcccatggtattcgaggcaaggtactaacatggattgccgattggctgtcaggcagaaggcagagagttgggataaaaggttctttttcggaatggcaacaggtgacgagtggtgacctgcagggttcagtgttggggccacagctgttctctttatatactaacgatctagatgacgggactgggggcattctggctaagtttgccgatgatacaaagataggtggaggggcaggtagtatggaggaggtggggaggctgcagaaagatttagacagtttaggagagtggtccaagaaatggctgatgaaattcaacgtgggcaagtgcgaggtcttgcactttggaaaaaagaatagaggcgtggactattttctaaacggtgacaaaattcatactgctgaagtgcaaagggacttgggagtcctagtccaggattctctaaaggtaaacttgcaggttgagtccgtaattaagaaagcaaatgcaatgttgtcattcatctcaagaggctttgaatataaaagcagggatgtacttctgaagctttataaagcattaattaggccccaattagaatactgtgagcaattttgggccccacacctcaggaaggacatactggcactggagcgggtccagcggagattcacacggatgatcccaggaatggtaggcctaacatacaatgaacgtctgaggatcctgggattatattcattggagtttaggaggttgaggggagatctaatagaaacttacaagataatgaatggcttagatagggtggatgtagggaagttgtttccattagcaggggagactaggacccgggggcacagccttagaataaaagggagtcactttagaacagagatgaggagaaatttcttcagccagagagtggtgggtctgtggaattcattgccacagagggcggtggaggccgggacgttgagtgtctttaagacagaagttgataaattcttgatttctcaaggaattaagggctatggagagagagcgggtaaatggagttgaaatcagccatgattgaatggtggagtggactcgatgggccgaatggccttacttccactcctatgtcttatggtcttataataactTTAGTTTCATTGTGAACAGGGTGACAGTTACAGTGTGCCATTCTTTAAAAGCTCCTTCACCTTTAAACAGGTAACGGTGAGTGAGAGAAAACTGATGCACAGTGACCCAAAAACAAGACACTGTAGACATTCCCTGTCTGCTCAGTTCTTTTTTGAAGTTCATTAATaatcttattgccacaagtaggctcacattaacactgcaatgaagttactgtgaaaagcctctagtcgctacattccagcgcctgttcgggtacacagagagagaattcagaatgaccaattcacctaacatcacttctttcgggacttgtggaagaaaaccggagcacccgaaggaaaccgtcGCGGAcacggaggatgtgcggactccacacagacagtgacccaagcgggaatcaaacctcagtttcctcctttaagactctcTTAAAACTCACATATTTAATCAGGTTTTTGGTCATCTcttctaatatctccttttgtgtctgggtgtctcactttgttttataatgttcctgtgaggttgactgggatggtttatgatgttaaaggtgttatataaatagaagttgttgttgttgactgtgaccctgacctcctgttttacatcccattggtttcacaacaaactctatctctgatgttttgccccctgcgggtttgcagcctctataaagacggcggccgttaactcaggcctgtcaccgggagcaggccgcagctgtccccccgctcgatgcaaacccgggcccggaaacttgtTATTGGGGTTTGAAGCCTCCACTGGGTTTAGTGAAACCTCCCGGCCGCGTCCAGCTTCGGTCCTGCGCCTGCTTCAGCTCACAATGactggggagtgattgacggcaactCTGGACCAATAGGAAGAAATGGGCGGAGCTGGAGGACCGAGCGGAGCTGGAGGACCGAGCGGAGCAGCTgcgcctccaaccaatcggagtgaatgaggggcgggattgaGACCCAATCACCATCGTgaattggagcatgcgcagtgccgatgatgGATCAGGATTTTGGCAGTCGGGTGGAAATCCTCGGCCGGTCAAATTCAGCCCGGTGAGTCATGAGGGATGGATGGAGCCGGTGGATGGGttgggaggcttcataaacactccgtgtagGCCCCAAGCTCGGATTACGAAGCTGGGATACGGGAGTTGAATCGGcaaaagctgctcgggcttttccccgtGACAGGCCCGGATGACGAAGTGTGCGGCGGGGCGCATGCGTAGGGAGCGAGAGCAcggctttgctccgcctcccattcattCGGAAttcttggaggaccagccgctcctccAGACGGTCCTCCAGAcctgccccctcttcctattggtctgaACCTGCCGCCAATCAGCcctcgggcattgtgagctggagcaaacccttcacgatcattatgtggagatgccggcgttggactggggtgagcacagagtcttacaccaggttaaagtccaataggtttgtttcaaatactagctttcggagcactgcttcctcaggtgaatgaagaggtaggttccagaaatatatatttaggcaaagtcaaagatgcaagacaatgctttgaatgcgagcatttgcaggtaattaagtctttacagatctagagagagggggcatccaggttaaagaggtgtgaattgtctcaagccaggtcagttggtcggatttcgcaaacccagtccagatggtgggggtgaatgtaatgcaacatgaatccaatgtccctgttgaggctgtactCGTGTGCAGGACTTGGCTATAagtgtctgctcggcgattctgcgttgtcgcgcatcctgaaggctgccttggagaacgcttacccggaaatcagaggctgaatgcccttgactgctgaagtgttccccgactgaaagggatCATTCCTGCCGGggtaggaaaccctggcaggtgtgcggggaggattcacaaaccccCAATAAGCTCCCGAAGCCTGGTACATTGgctagaccatgcagacgctgcgacagcaGATGAACGGACGTCACGcgacaatgaattgggtacacacaatttatttttaaaaaaggaaactttaaatgaattcaaattttaccttctgtcTTGGTGAGATTCACACCTGGGTGTCTGGAAGATCATTGGGACAGTACAAAATATTTCAGTGACTCTGGAACATGATTTGGACAGTAAAAATATAAATTTTGGATCATTAGGACAGTAAAAAAtatttttgaacatttctcttcagcggatataaaaatattgaaaatgggataaaggttgttcggctgacagtcaatcactactttttaaaaataaatttaaaattcccaattcatttttttcaaattaaagggcaatttagcatagccaatccacctaactgcacatctttgggttgtgggggtgaaacccatgcaaacactgggagaatgtgcaaacaccacacagacagtgacccagagccgggattgaaccgtgagacagcagtgctaaccactgcaccaccatgctgccctagtcaaacactgtcctgtgAGGTAAGGAGTCCTTTTCCTtctcaattggccgaggaaggcagtgtgtcacaaggatggatgtgttgaccgattaatggctggaggatgggggcaggtcatgtgatcaaacctccagaaatacatttaatcaaagttggcgaggagagaatgttgtgaatttctatcctaaactgacagtgaggtttctgtaaatttacaggatactggaagtgggggtttaacagacgggaaacgcaaaccaaacaaTCTGACAGAATCACTTGATACATTAGAAACTGAATTGCAGCAGTATTTGggagtggaaggtaaaaggtttgtctgttctgtctgtgagggaagatttcaggtctcagtgtgactggaaaagccccgagattcacaaaccctggttagaccaaatctggagaactgtgttcagttctgggcaacaaacctgaggaaggatagaatggcctcggagggagtgtagcacagatttacctgagtgatatctgaaccccccccCTGGGTAAATTACAAGGCGAGATTAGACAGAAATGTCAGTCagctggcagcatggtggcgcagtgagtagcactgctgcctcacagcgcccaggtcccaagttcgatcccggctgtgggtcactgtccatgtggagtttgcacattctccccatgtttgcgtgggtttcgcccccacaacccaaagatgtgcaagcaaggtggattgaccatgctaaattaccccttaattggaaaaaatgaattggatactttaaagttattttttaaaaagggcagagaagggcattcggtccattgagtccatgctggctctccaatcggcacggtggttagcactgttgcttcccagcggcagggacccgggttcgattcccggcttgggctactgtctgtgcggtgtgtgcacattctccccgtgtctgcgtgggtttcctccgggtgctgcggtttcctcccacaagtcccaaaagacgtgcttgttaggtgaattggacattctgaattctcgctcagtgcacctgaacaggagccggagtgtggcgacttggggcttttcacagtaacttcattgcagtgttaatgtaagcctacttgtgacactaataaatattattattatctggagcaatccattcagtctcattctcctgctctgtctctgtatcctcacagctttatttctctcaggtttctccccaattaaaaaaaaataataataattgtgtctatttccaaactccatcataggcagcaagtttaaggtcattgccactggttgtgtaaaaacattcttcctcatacctcctggaccatttacatgcatagatacggagcaacatagaaaataggagcaggaggagaccatttggctcttcgagcctgctccaccattcattacgatcagagctgattaggctcaatagcctaatcctgctttccccccatatcctttggtccccttcaccctaagtgctgtatctaactacttcttgaaaacatgcaatgttttgtccttaattagttcctgtggcgacgaattccataggctcaccactctctgggggaagacatttctcctcatcccgtaccagcctccccgaacaggtgccggaatgtggcgactaggagcttttcacagtaacttcatttgaagcctacttgtgacgataagcgattttcatttcatgttcatttcatttcacctctgtcctaaatggtctaccccgtatcctcagactgtgaccctattTCTGGACACTCTCGCTATTGGGAACctccttcctgaatctaccctgtctcgcCCTGTTTTTTTCAACATAAattgagtgcccaattctttttttgcaatgaaggggcaattttagcatggtcaattaacctaccctgcacatctttgcatttatAGTGGTGagaaccacgcaaacacagggagaatgtgcacactccacacagacagtaacccggggtaGGGATGAAACACGGGtcctcggcgacatgaggcagcagtgctaaccactgcgccgcccactttttataggtttctatgagatcccccctcattgaactccagtgaatacactcCTAACTgattcaacctaacctgcacatctttgaactgtgggaggaaaccagaggaaaacaacacagacacggggagaaagtgcaaactccacacagtcagagtggaaattgaacccgggtccctggtgctgtgaggcagcagtgctaaccactgtgccaccccctgtcttgcaaccctcaagagaaaaaaaaaatccttatccccatctgaaatgggtgacccctcactttgcaacagtgacccccttgttccagattctcccacaagaggaaacatcctctccacatccaccctgtcaagacccctcaggatcttatgtagtTCAATCcaagttttacccaaaactttaaatctgtgtcccgactgcttgtacgatcagtgaatggaaacagagtttctttgtccacccgatggaaatctggcataatcttgtgtacctgaatcaaatctcccctcaacctcctttgctggaaccattctggtaaatctctgcaccttctccaagaaccttcatattcttcctgaagagtggtgaccagagctttacaaCGATTCAGAGAATAGAATTGGAaccaaagaattcctacagtgaaaaagggggccattcggcccatcaagtctgcactgattctctgaaactgCACCCTGCCGAAGCCCACACTcctaccctctccctgtaaccccatagccccacctaacctgcagatccctggacacttaaggggcaatttatcaaggcgaatccatctaacctgctcttctttggactgttggaggaaacctgagcactgggtggaaacccacgcagacacggggagaaagtgcaaactccacatagtcaccaaggtcggaattgctgtgaggcagcagtgctaaccaccatgccaccagaagcatagttttggtatcaatatttctgtttatgaagctcaagatcgaatttgctttgccaactactcactTAATATgtgttgtagatatacaaaatccctcttcttactctctcctcccaaaggggccagttgggtttttgtgacaatccagcagttttcacggtcactttttcccagtgccggccccacaaatgaccagattcattcagctcaatttcacaagctGCCTTTGTGTGTTTTtacgggttctctctcactccctattttttgttttaaatcagtttcacaggatgTTCAAAGGGGATGTTTCAAAGTGCGGAAACGCAAACCAAGCAtcgcatcaggatctgacagagtcctcaattgatcatatcctgaatatcagcgatcatggaaggaaaaagcatcgtccacagtggggagaaaccgtacacgtgttgtgtgtgtggacgaggattcagtagatcatcaggcctcacgagacacaaatgcagtcacactgaggagaaaccgtggaaatgtgcggactgttggaaaggattcacttccccatccaagctggaaattcatcgacgcagtcacagtggggagagaccattcacctgctccaagtgtgggaagggattcactcagtcgtccaacctgcagaatcaccagcgaattcacactgatgagagttcATTCACCTACTcaaagtgtgggaaaggatttgttatttcagccaacctgctgagacaccagcgagttcacactggggagagaccatttcaatgtccagactgcgggaagtgctataaaagttctggtgatctgatgagccatcaacgtgttcacactgacgtgagaccgttcaggtgctctcgctgcaggactgggttcagacactcatctcacctcactgtacatcagcgaattcacatcggagtgaggccattcacctgctccgaatgtgggaagagattcagtgattcgTCCAACCCgctgaagcaccagcgaattcacactctggagaggccattcgcctgctcccactgtgggaagggattcaccacttcatcccacctactgaaacaccaacgaggccacaagtaatcaCAGCGATTGGATTTTGCAGTTACTCacgttcaggactgaaccatgttcatttgggtctctttctgctgataacaattccagtccatttacaggggctaatattctggctaaaagtcaaataaattagatttgtgttaaatacaCAGCatcttgaaactttttaatatctgacacaagttagttccttttgaagtactctcgctctcccctgtctcttccatcctcacctccaacaagaagtgtgaggagcttgtggagcttctttgtgactgagattgagtaaatccgatcagctgcctctgctgcttccctcccttccacgagcccaccggaccaaactgtctctaaatttcatcctttcccgagccctgaacccacatctttctctagtttctctcccatctcctctcatgccccctcagagctcatcttgtccatgagacccagctcctgctccatcgaccctattcccactgagctactgatcagccaactaccctgtgtccacggatattgtcaacatttctctctcttcaggtactgtccctctgtccttcaaatctgccatcatcaccccctcctcaataaaacaaacccttaaccctgccatcctgacaaattactgccccatcttcaacctccctctcctcctcaaactctttgaacatgttgtcacctcccaaatccttgactagctttcccagaactcccatgtttgaatcccttcaatcgggtctctgccctgtcacagtgaaatacaagagacaaacagaat
This portion of the Scyliorhinus torazame isolate Kashiwa2021f chromosome 5, sScyTor2.1, whole genome shotgun sequence genome encodes:
- the LOC140418697 gene encoding uncharacterized protein isoform X3, which translates into the protein MRSADDGSGFWQSGGNPRPVKFSPDTGSGGLTDGKRKPNNLTESLDTLETELQQYLGVEVSQDVQRGCFKVRKRKPSIASGSDRVLN
- the LOC140418697 gene encoding uncharacterized protein isoform X2, coding for MRSADDGSGFWQSGGNPRPVKFSPDTGSGGLTDGKRKPNNLTESLDTLETELQQYLGVEGYWKWRISQQKTQTKHHIELPQSHSIHYNLNIKI